gattttgacacgtgtgaaatcggcgtcaagaaaggaagaaatcaggagatgcggcaagacacagaggtcacgattggaaatcagccgattggtgctacagttgaggatcggccgattggtgctgcagtgtttccgcgaatggagttggtgggaatcggccgattgggaggctggagcaattgggccagtatgggcttaaagtgaactatgaagataaagagggagtcaACCCATGAGAGcgcgatgatcaactccagtacgaatcacacttgtaaatattcgttttcgtttaaaattggagatagagtcctagtcgattaagaaatcggttgtaacaggctataaatagccaccttcatagatctgtaatcatcacaaaatcaatacaacaacatactatttcctcgtactttactttcgagcaggcgacttcgccaatacttttcttcttttcacgagttcgtacgggttggcaaggctgcatcaacttgatctccggccgattctgtaagttccgcttatcgagtaatatctaagctttaacttcgggcgcatcgctgttgtttcgtttagatttattcactagttatcgatatttactagaattctaggttttacctgttattctagttttatcaccagttatccagcctGGAATTAGAACTCTTGGCTTATTCATATCTTATTTGCTTGAAATCTATCACTCTTGGCATAGCCGATTAGGTCTGTTCCtggtgttgctactgtagcgttgctTGGTTTACTTTAACAGTATCCTTCGTCAACGTTATTTTGtgatcggctgtattatagccgatttctttattacggcaaatcggccgattcgctgataagctttctcgagatcggaaccttagccgattgcaacctctgggatctgacacgtttcttttcttgccaatcaacaggtcagattggctggcacgccgcacgaaccgcaccagggtgatcacccgaacaggagttaagcagattctcccgggtcgtgtgtccgacgctagagattcgatcggccgatttctagcgccaacaacatgTTTGACCAACGGGAGGagcatgttttcctttttattttaccgccctatttatcagcttaaactgaTATATGGGACTCTAGTTGGTTTACGATGTTTTCGCGGATCGTGTATCGTCACAAAACCATCATGTAACAGCAAGTGACGTTTTCTTAGCTTgggtggcaacttttatgatatTTCGTAACcttatcactaaatttgcttgCATGTATAATTTTATGACTTTTTCAGccagaaacgtcatagatctatgacgagaacaTATATATCGTAAAATGTTTATTGTAAATCGGAAGATTTGTTATAGTGAAGTAAAGTTGTCATCGATCTCAATTACTCTATTCTTCCTTATCCTTATCCTTATCCTTGCTCTTTGCTTCTTCCGATCCCCAAATAACCTTCTCTGATTCCTTCCCCCGCTATCCTGCTGCTAACATTGATGCCTTGCGTGATCGCCGGCTATTTGTCGAGATCCTCGCGCGGAGGGAGCCGGCAGCGCTTCGTGTGAGTCGGTGCCGCGAGTTTCGCAGCAACCGCTCACGGTAGAGGTTCCCACGGCCGTGCGTGGAGGACCAGGCTGCCGGCTTGTTGGCTCTAATTAAATTGTGATGGAAGAAGACAAGATGGCTTTGGCGGGGTATGTAAAATCGACCCATAGATGAACTCAGAACTGAAGTTCTTTGCCTTGTGTTGCCGATctatttctttttgttcttgGCTCACCATGGATTGAAACCATATCGATGCCGCTTACCAGTGAGGTCAACAAGAGGCATTTTTGCAATCAAAGCAAAGATGGAATTGGACTCAGATGGTCATCGCGGATCCCATGCTTGTTGCCTGTGGCTGCTTTAATGGACGGAGGATTTGAATCTTCCGTGTTTGTTTTCGAGCAAGCAAGGTACAAGCATGTTCCCAGTTCTTGTTGATGGAAGCAAATGCCATGCCTTCGATCAGTCCGTGGAGGCCGACGGCCTTTCATTCCAATCACACACGGCTACATACGAACTCATGTGGAGAGCGTACGTGTCTAATAACGTGTTGAAAATGAAAAGAGATTGAAAAAATGAATCTGATGATTTGAATGAATGGTGTGGTTACATATTGTATGTATTTATAAAGAGGAAAGCAAATGCTCAAAGAGCATCATGTTCCTTGGGAGTTCACCTCTCACTCATAATATTAATTctaacaaaaaaagaaatagagagGGACAGTAGATTTTTTAGATTGTCTTTCAACGGTAGATATATATAGATTGTCTTTTGTTTCCTCAATTTTATCAAACATAATAGGCTGGCCTTTGGGCTGGATAATAATTAGGACTGGGCATACTTAACCGAGAACGAACCGAATTCCCCGAGAGGGAACTGAAATAACTGAAACTGAGAAATTCTATCACTGGTTCGGTTCCAGTTCCTTACTAATCGAGTTAAGTCCAGTTAATTCGGTCCTTACTACTCGATCCTTACTAATCGAGTTAAGTCCAGTTACTGATCTGTTCGGTTCGGTTTGACCGAATGCCCAGTCCTGCTGGTTACGGTGTCTGTGTTCAATGAACTCCCTCGTGCCACGTGGTCCTTGATCATTTTGCACTTGCTAATTCTCGCATGAATCTCGGGGAATATCCACACCAAGTACGATGAATCATGTACATTTATATAGTTTTGCTGTTGAGCAAAGTACGCACATGCTTGTACTTGCAGGCAACTCGGCTATCTCATGTCATGATTTGTTGGTGTAAAATGGAAGGCATCGCACTATGCATACCACGTACTGCTGGGGGTTCATGCCCTCTGCTTTGTTTTCTCATGCCCCATGTCCATAACTGAAAGCATGGCACATGTGAGGGCGGCCGTAAATTCATCAGGTGATTGCAGCCAACCACAGCGAGCCGGCGATCAATGACTGGGTTGCTTTGAACTCCAAATTTCATCGAAAGTCAACGGCCGATATTTTAGCCCGCTGACTTTTATTTCCTATGATCATCCGTGTCTTCTATATAAGCGCCTTGCTCCCGAGTCCCAAGACATTCTCCCAACACACAAACACTCACGAGTCACGACGACACAACTCGCCGTCACTCACCACAACCACAAGAAGTAAACAAGTCTTCAGTCTTCACCATGGCGAAACTTATGGTCGTCCTTCTGCTCGTGTTGCTCGCTGCCACGGTCACTGATGCCGGCAGCGCCACCATCGCTGCTGGTCGCCAAGCAAGGAGGAGCCGTTTCCTGCTCGCTAACAGCGCAGCCTACaacccgccgctgccgtcgccgtaCGCGTGCTCCAAGAAGTCGGCTGCCGTGTGCCTCGCTCCGGGCAGCCCTGGTCCGGCGTGCTGCCGCGGGCAGTGCGTGGACACGACAGCCAGCGCCGACCACTGCAGTGGCTGCAACAAGGTCTGCAGGCAGGACCGCAGCACGTGCTGCGGTGGGCGCTGCGTCGACCTGCTCTCCGACAAGGACAACTGCGGCACGTGCGGGAACCAGTGCAACAACAAGTGCAGCTATGGTTTCTGTGACTACGCCATGTAATGTGCGAGAGATAAATATAATAAGCATATAGTGTATATGTGTGATATCTAATTGTGTGTGAGAGACTGAACACGTATATGAGAAGGTTTGATCGATTTATACGTCGTGTAATTGACGTACCTACATCTGAGGCGGTGGGAGCTGCTACAATATAAAGATTTGAATGTACGTATATGAAGTTATTAACGATATACACTGCAACTGACTCTCGAGGTTCTGTGTTGTGCCCGGAAATGACTTTATTGTAGTTCCATTTGTATTTGATTACATGGAACAAACAAACTGTTCACTTTTAAAAGGTGTCAATGAGCTCTAGACCGAATCCTCCAATTATATATGTGTTTCAATCTTAGTAGTCATATAAAATCTAGGTTGTTTGGTTTAATTTGCTTGGTGCGTCTAGCTAGTAAAGGTGATAAAATCCAAACTACCACTGAAGAGACCTCAAATATTCGCAGCAGTAAAGCGGCCCACATCAGGTTTAAAAGCGTTGTTTGTGGCAGTAAAGCGGTTCACATCAGGCTTAAGGTAATTTTGCTGGTGGACATTCTTTAATGTTGAAATTTGCTGCTGGACACTCCTCAATTTTGCATTTACCAATGGACACTCTTTGTCGTATATACATCTATGGATCCAGTAGAAGGTTTGGACattcctaaatatggggctggacatcgAGCCACAtatgacatggagactatgatgcaggatggcgtagtctacatggaaagacaagaactagtcaaggattagaaaAAGTACTCATATTattaagagtagaactcctctagtcgaatccgactagtattcttgtaaccaactgacctgtaaccctaccccggcaatataaggtgagtcGGGACCCTCTCCAAAACAATTCAATCCaaaacgtagggtattacataaTCTAGCAGTCGaaacgagccccactaaccaaaacactacctcaggcacccccggtaggttgccgggtttaaacaccgacagctagcacgccaggtaggggaactcacTCAGAATccaatggcaaactcgatggcataagtcatcatcaagccaatcgtcgcgTTCGAAGCAGGCGCGACATTTATCTTCGGCTCCTGCGTTTGCATTGCAGACGGTGCTGGAAATTTTCACCGCCACATGGTGTCGACCCCAGAGAAGaggcagcaaaccatgaagctccaacgCCAAGTTCTGGAGGACCTCATCGAGAATTTTGGCGAATTTTCAAattctgacctagtcagaggctggggggatgaGTTCGAGTTCAACTCAACTTCTTGCGCCAGTTGGATTGACTTTTACCAGCCGacacataagccatcgtgcaagTCGGACTACCACCCAAGTTGATTCCCGTTTGAATTCCGCAACACAACCACTATCTGATACATTTGGACAATCTGTTACAGTTACGATCGAGGATTATGACTACTACATGGAGCCGGATGAGGAGACTcttttatcaggtccacaataGCGTctagtaatcacatcaactccccaaggcagattcgtctactagcccaacatgaagtcACCTGCTCCTGGCAAAAATGATGATtcgcgcctcatcgcctacctcgacattCTCCCGTatcaggagggagctcctctgtcgcccatctatgaagaaggcggcaccatggaggtcatcacttcaagctcgagAAGCTACTCTTCAAAGCGAGAACTCTTCACCATTATTATTGGATAATGGGATGAAGAAGATCGAAGAGCAACGAGATAGAAACCTGCGACATGAGCATCACCCAGATGACATCTCGTaggatgaactcaccgccaACGTTGTTCAAGAACAGatcgaagctcaaagaacttgaGGATGAGTAAGAAACGCCGCAACAGCAAAGCGCTATCACCGCCTTACAGCGGACCTGCCAATCCAGAACCTAGAtaatgcctttgaagcagttcaaatgtGTCATCATTGTACTCCCCTGGCTACCatcgcgtctattgatctcatcacccgcgcaatgcctcagaacaagtacacaagaTAGTTGGCTCAATTGGCGGAATTTGCGTAccaacaactcgatcagcagaatcTGATATAGTCAGTCCAAAGCTCCCCATCCTagcgaagtcaacatggcagcagccataaaGGCCCTCCGTCTAGACCAAGTCACCTCggag
This sequence is a window from Setaria italica strain Yugu1 chromosome III, Setaria_italica_v2.0, whole genome shotgun sequence. Protein-coding genes within it:
- the LOC101786038 gene encoding stigma-specific STIG1-like protein 4 produces the protein MAKLMVVLLLVLLAATVTDAGSATIAAGRQARRSRFLLANSAAYNPPLPSPYACSKKSAAVCLAPGSPGPACCRGQCVDTTASADHCSGCNKVCRQDRSTCCGGRCVDLLSDKDNCGTCGNQCNNKCSYGFCDYAM